One window of Pocillopora verrucosa isolate sample1 chromosome 9, ASM3666991v2, whole genome shotgun sequence genomic DNA carries:
- the LOC131779849 gene encoding uncharacterized protein, which produces MSSTGRGFGQSGDQNFDGGRPNKFLYSGKNKKVDPWSSSTDNDHEDSIERALQPKNKFLKTKDTRSSPGCELDDVWSIRKNVQVSQAGKKGTILNTSKSSTSYYSRHGGLSGTGEANSSMLNKGHDTNEDFHSHSNDHKSWSIPSRGNFSYSDHPKVIQGNHGTSTVDQPDDILDTRHTPKLDEFDMVQKKNLLNSKLRMAGAPQIANREMSARTRRAKKMHDAHLRSMGLGPFTPSNGSHVNTDNKRDSVNWKQDIDDDF; this is translated from the exons atgtccTCGACAGGACGGGGATTTGGTCAGTCAGGCGACCAAAACTTTGACG GTGGTCGACCAAATAAATTTCTGTACTCtggaaaaaacaagaaagttgATCCTTGGAGCAGCAGCACCGACAATGATCATGAAGATAGCATAGAGCGGGCTTTACAACCTAAgaataagtttctaaaaaccAAAGATACCCGTAGCTCGCCAG GTTGCGAACTAGATGATGTGTGGAGTATTCGCAAAAATGTTCAAGTCAGCCAGGCGGGAAAGAAAGGAACCATATTAAACACAAGCAAATCTTCAACGTCGTATTATTCCAGGCACGGAGGTTTGAGTG gaacGGGCGAAGCGAATAGTTCAATGTTGAACAAGGGCCATGACACTAACGAAGACTTTCATAGCCATAGTAACG ATCATAAATCATGGAGTATTCCGAGTCGAGGAAACTTCTCATACTCAGATCACCCCAAGGTCATTCAAGGTAATCATGGCACCTCGACTGTTGACCAACCTGATGACATCCTAGACACAAGACACACTCCTAAACTGGATGAATTTGATATGGTACAGAAGAAAAATCTCTTGAACAGCAAACTGCGGATGGCTGGAG CGCCTCAAATCGCAAACAGGGAAATGTCTGCAAGGACACGGCGTGCAAAGAAAATGCATGATGCCCATCTCAGGTCAATGGGGCTTGGTCCGTTTACCCCAAGTAATGGATCACATGTCAACACAGACAATAAAAGGGACAGTGTCAACTGGAAACAGGACATTGATGATGACTTTTAG
- the LOC131779173 gene encoding LOW QUALITY PROTEIN: guanine nucleotide exchange protein smcr8a (The sequence of the model RefSeq protein was modified relative to this genomic sequence to represent the inferred CDS: inserted 2 bases in 2 codons; deleted 9 bases in 6 codons; substituted 3 bases at 3 genomic stop codons) — protein MHGAYERTWSGDTQGVMSGMARGLNLDKIAFNFRYSSDNVARSNPWARTLLSGDFILIAEFAENEGPKPVMTIPKNAGENFDVNAFAVHVMSVDYTQSRGSNFSIVEDTQLFLTERKDGIYAYVHHFTLYDIHARGFVRPYCMCYISHCKRKMFSFLDSFMDEFTKVSKLFRHGNRITFLRDLEERLCDVLELKEKSILENSFSSCLLGQKWKVTQMTEKSEKKVNAEYELILTETKKLIEVLRPHIVNDPRVEHQFKRLEDLVQGRTRSFTVADGCLEVRHEFSDHKLPTHKPTLRKAVSLPDIKYLLKGYKELNLKPRSCLPTYLNSMKQLRHLHDLCEWGAKEGLSRLRRVFKHYNRETAALLIEKTETSHLDRFPALLTIGRSVVSNVLRNIDMKCVDSCTTSRSPIDAPSQECLTRKSSCGSLESMHSLDSFQSCVEDEFEGSSKSSDGILSPFTPSSSFHADLQGGERNEFSSTVPSESLLADESDVMRTHSDTTLTRETVETVSSGGYALMGEEFPSNLSGLLLKXDQQVLPHKQNVGMHFXSNSEGKSLSXRVLATSPDSKAGHQRKREKKMDLPFLADSKFTIARRKTERVPIVHTSECSLQKCKMMKSNLFGQEFRLGELKGLDTPRTSVCSGEEKSGCQKRSRYNSRPEMIRLRXFAEEVSQPLASYTGSKLLSLRNNLSFCIHLLYALXCGRPVVVFAEPKNEREARIVISALWMFVPENMSHGKVVDPWRTKPLQIADLAWLKLVGLAKSKHFNMIPKSVKRFVSVLDLETDRIVTPQYKGCYIRPMCNINNMWPSNAALVAFVHSVFLELANKAYVYYFAYCLGGLQWCCCKSNQQSQSGQAIADVDGPGVLSRLRVHFSDAKIVQYFTELIKQQQIDYFNNLSADQDFVGEITLTPESDSASERRSLLICTDPSKCIILRNSKPQEST, from the exons ATGCACGGTGCATATGAAAGAACGTGGAGTGGTGATACCCAAGGTGTAATGTCAGGAATGGCAAGGGGGTTGAATCTGGATAAGATTGCATTTAATTTTCGCTACTCAAGCGACAACGTTGCACGTTCGAACCCTTGGGCAAGAACACTTCTGAGCGGagatttcattttgattgcTGAGTTTGCCGAGAATGAGGGACCAAAGCCAGTA ATGACAATTCCCAAGAATGCTGGAGAAAATTTTGACGTGAATGCCTTTGCTGTTCATGTAATGTCAGTAGATTATACTCAATCCAG GGGCAGCAACTTTTCCATTGTTGAAGACACTCAGCTGTTTTTAACAGAGAGAAAAGATGGAATTTATGCCTAT GTTCACCATTTTACTCTTTATGATATTCATGCTCGTGGTTTTGTAAGGCCCTACTGCATGTGCTACATTTCACATTGCAAAAG aaaaatgttttcttttcttgacagtTTCATGGATGAATTTACCAAG GTGTCCAAGTTATTTAGGCATGGTAACAGAATAACATTCCTAAGAGACCTAGAAGAACGATTGTGTGATGTTTTagagttaaaggaaaaaagtatCT TGGAAAATTCCTTCTCCAGTTGTCTTCTTGGTCAGAAATGGAAG GTTAcccaaatgactgaaaaatcaGAGAAGAAGGTGAATGCTGAATATGAGTTGATATTGACTGAGACCAAAAAGTTGATAGAAGTCCTAAGACCACATATAGTG AATGACCCCAGGGTTGAACATCAATTTAAAAGGCTTGAAGACTTGGTCCAAGGAAGGACTCGTAGTTTCACTGTTGCTGATGGTTGTCTTGAAGTAAGACATGAATTTAGTGATCACAAATTGCCAACCCACAAGCCTACATTACGAAAAG CTGTCTCACTCCCAGATATCAAATATCTACTGAAAGGATACAAAGAACTGAAC ctAAAGCCTAGGTCCTGTTTGCCCACTTATCTTAATAGTATGAAACAGTTACG ACATTTACATGACCTGTGTGAGTGGGGAGCAAAAGAAGGACTCAGCAGACTTCGACGTGTTTTTAAG CATTACAACAGAGAAACTGCCGCACTGTTAATTGAAAAGACGGAAACAAGCCATCTTG ATCGCTTTCCCGCTCTTCTGACCATTGGCCGCAGTGTAGTATCTAACGTTCTTCGAAACATCGACAT GAAGTGTGTGGACAGCTGCACCACCAGTCGCTCCCCCATAGATGCCCCAAGTCAAGAGTGTCTTACAAGAAAGTCGTCG tgtgGTAGCTTAGAAAGTATGCACAGCCTGGATTCTTTTCAGTCCTGTGTCGAGGACGAGTTCGAAGGATCCTCGAAGTCAAGTGATGGAATCCTTTCACCATTTACACCATC CTCTTCATTCCATGCTGATTTGCAAGGaggagaaagaaatgaattttca TCAACAGTACCATCTGAATCTCTTCTTGCGGATGAAAGTGACGTGATG CGCACTCATTCGGATACAACTCTCACGAGAGAGACCGTTGAGACTGTGTCATCTGGCGGA TACGCTTTAATGGGGGAAGAGTTTCCGTCAAATCTGAGTGGTCTCCTCCTCAAGTAGGACCAGCAAGTGCTACCACAT AAACAAAACGTTGGTATGCATTTCTAGTCCAACTCAGAGGGAAAGAGTTTAAGTTAGAGAGTTTTGGCGACGTCGCCGGATTCAAAGGCG GGCCACcagagaaaaagggaaaaaaaaatggatttgcCGTTTTTGGCAGATTCAAAATTCACCATCGCCCGCCGAAAAACTGAGAGGGTTCCGATTGTCCACACCTCAGAATGTTCCCTTCAGAAATgcaaaatgatgaaaagtaaCTTGTTTGGACAAGAATTTCGGTTAGGAGAGTTAAAAGGCTTGGATACCCCACGAACG TCCGTGTGCAgtggagaagaaaaaagtggCTGTCAAAAAAGATCGCGTTATAA TTCCAGACCCGAAATGATTCGACTAA GTTTTGCAGAAGAAGTTTCCCAGCCGCTAGCATCGTACACAG GTTCTAAATTATTATCCTTGCGAAACAACTTGAGTTTTTGTATTCACTTGCTGTACGCTC ATTGTGGACGACCAGTGGTGGTCTTTGCCGAACCAAAGAATGAAAG AGAAGCGCGAATTGTCATCTCTGCTTTGTGGATGTTTGTACCAGAAAATATGAG tcATGGAAAGGTCGTGGATCCCTGGCGAACCAAACCTTTACAGATTGCTGACCTTGCATG GTTAAAACTTGTTGGCCTCGCAAAGAGTAAGCATTTCAACATGATTCCCAAATCTGTGAAG AGGTTTGTTTCTGTTCTCGACCTTGAAACAGATCGTATTGTTACGCCGCAGTATAAG GGATGTTATATTCGTCCAATGTGCAATATTAACAACATGTGGCCA tcaAATGCAGCGTTAGTGGCATTTGTCCATAG CGTCTTCTTAGAGTTAGCGAACAAGGCTTACGTATATTACTTTGCCTATTGCCTCGGAGGACTCCAGTGGTGTTGCTGTAAGAG CAATCAGCAGTCACAGTCTGGACAGGCGATCGCTGATGTG GATGGTCCTGGAGTGTTGAGCAGACTTAGAGTACATTTTTCAGACGCCAAAATAGTTCAG TATTTCACTGAACTCATCAAGCAACAACAGATTGATTACTTTAATAATCTTTCAGCGGATCAAG ATTTTGTCGGAGAGATAACACTTACTCCAGAATCAG attcTGCTTCGGAGAGGAGATCATTACTGATCTGCACTGATCCGTCTAAGTGTATTATATTACGTAATTCGAAGCCCCAGGAGTCCACATGA
- the LOC131779192 gene encoding CASP8-associated protein 2 isoform X1 produces the protein MIRFIKSLPAHMAENEDCMDKRDTECGQDKANSPFRSQNEDSLDFDLYGDLSVDLNQEMTYPELKKLFEESQQTIKKFEAENKKLKDENFVLKKNISSLYLTAREEITRKDAQIKALQDKEVRSRKLLAQSHAQ, from the exons ATGATCAGGTTTATAAAGTCGCTCCCGGCGCATATGGCGGAGAATGAAGATTGTATGGATAAAAGAGATACAGAATGTGGTCAAGACAAGGCAAATTCACCTTTTCGTAGTCAAAATGAAG ATTCTCTGGATTTTGATTTGTATGGGGATCTTTCTGTGGACCTCAACCAAGAAATGACATATCCcgag ttgaagaaattatttgaagaaaGTCAGCAAACAATTAAGAAGTTTGAAGCTGAG aacaaaaaactgaaagatgaaAACTTTGTGCTTAAGAAAAACATCTCAAGCCTGTATCTCACCGCACGAGAGGAGATAACTCGAAAGGATGCTCAAATCAAAGCATTACAGGACAAGGAAGTGAGAAGCAGAAAACTTTTGGCACAATCCCATGCACAGTGA
- the LOC131779192 gene encoding CASP8-associated protein 2 isoform X2, which yields MAENEDCMDKRDTECGQDKANSPFRSQNEDSLDFDLYGDLSVDLNQEMTYPELKKLFEESQQTIKKFEAENKKLKDENFVLKKNISSLYLTAREEITRKDAQIKALQDKEVRSRKLLAQSHAQ from the exons ATGGCGGAGAATGAAGATTGTATGGATAAAAGAGATACAGAATGTGGTCAAGACAAGGCAAATTCACCTTTTCGTAGTCAAAATGAAG ATTCTCTGGATTTTGATTTGTATGGGGATCTTTCTGTGGACCTCAACCAAGAAATGACATATCCcgag ttgaagaaattatttgaagaaaGTCAGCAAACAATTAAGAAGTTTGAAGCTGAG aacaaaaaactgaaagatgaaAACTTTGTGCTTAAGAAAAACATCTCAAGCCTGTATCTCACCGCACGAGAGGAGATAACTCGAAAGGATGCTCAAATCAAAGCATTACAGGACAAGGAAGTGAGAAGCAGAAAACTTTTGGCACAATCCCATGCACAGTGA
- the LOC131779183 gene encoding protein FAM76A: MSLFACTNCNSRHPFEQLSKGDQLCKDCRKTFPLVTCTYCRLEFHLLRNTEKDPICKKCSYNLKTYGQPSCCEYCNIRAAFDGTKCSRCLSSEKKYGAPVACEQCKLNCAFQKTTESREKVDGKMLCLLCTLSYKRILHKTKKGEKRPSGKDHKRDRKDRHTKIAKTENSDSPKDGKPGSAAAAALERIGSARNSPLTIALYSSMYNDASSEPIALESHITELTELKEQVVNLKKQLQQKEQALIEKEKKLTELKADHWEKEKELRQKMVQMQKQQAERMEGLQTENRNLKKQIATLSKGKDKQITTSG; the protein is encoded by the exons ATGTCTCTTTTTGCTTGTACTAATTGTAACAGCCGCCATCCATTTGAACAACTTTCTAAAGGAGATCAACTTTGTAAG GATTGCAGAAAGACATTTCCATTGGTAACTTGTACTTATTGCCGTTTAGAGTTTCATCTTCTCAG gaACACTGAAAAAGATCCAATTTGCAAGAAATGCAGCTACAACCTTAAAACATATGGCCAG cCATCTTGTTGTGAATACTGCAATATAAGAGCAGCATTTGATGGAACAAAGTGCTCTAG GTGTTTGAGTTCAGAAAAGAAGTATGGTGCTCCTGTAGCTTGTGAACAGTGCAAGCTGAACTGTGCTTTCCAGAAGACAACAGAGTCAAGGGAAAAG gtTGATGGGAAAATGCTTTGTCTTTTATGTACATTATCATATAAAAGAATATTACACAAAACCAAAAAGGGAGAGAAAAGGCCCAGTGGAAAAGATCATAAAAGAGACAG GAAAGACAGACATACAAAGATTGCCAAAACTGAGAACAGTGACAGTCCTAAAGATGGCAAGCCAGGATCAGCTGCTGCCGCTGCTCTGGAGAGGATTGGCAGTGCACGAAATAGTCCTTTGACAATTGCCTTGTACAGTAGTATGTACAA TGATGCCTCAAGTGAACCTATTGCACTGGAGTCACACATAACTGAACTTACAGAACTAAAAGAACAG GTGGTGAATCTCAAAAAGCAGTTGCAACAGAAGGAACAGGCATTgattgagaaggaaaaaaag TTAACTGAACTGAAGGCTGATCattgggaaaaagaaaaggaattgaGGCAGAAAATGGTTCAAATGCAGAAACAGCAAGCAGAGAGGATGGAAGGCCTGCAG ACAGAAAACAGAAATCTCAAAAAGCAGATTGCAACACTGTCAAAAGGAAAAGACAAGCAAATTACAACCTCAGGATGA